A genomic region of Arvicola amphibius chromosome X, mArvAmp1.2, whole genome shotgun sequence contains the following coding sequences:
- the LOC119804932 gene encoding LOW QUALITY PROTEIN: NADH-ubiquinone oxidoreductase 75 kDa subunit, mitochondrial-like (The sequence of the model RefSeq protein was modified relative to this genomic sequence to represent the inferred CDS: substituted 1 base at 1 genomic stop codon), translating to MLRIPVKRALIGLSKSPKGHVRTTGTAASNLIEVFVDGQSVMVEPGTTVLQACEKVGMQIPRFCYHERLSVAGNCRMCLVEIEKAPKVVAACAMPVMKGWNILTNSEKSKKAREGVMEFLLANHPLDCPICDQGGECDLQDQSMMFGSDRSRFLEGKRDVEDKNIGPLVKTIMTRCIQCTRCIRFASEIAGVDDLGTTGRGNDMQVGTYIEKMFMSELSGNIIDICPVGALTSKPYAFTARPWETRKTESIDVMDAVGSNIVVSTWTGEVMRILPRMNEDINEEWISDKTRFAYDGLKRQRLTEPMIRNEKGLLTYTCWEDALSRVAGMLQSFQGKDVAAIAGGLVDAEALVALKDLLNEVDSDNLCTEEIFPTEGAGTDLCSNYLLNTTIAGVEEADVVLLIGTNPRFEAPLFNARIRKSWLHNDLKVALIGSPVDLTYRYDHLGDSPKILQDIASGSHPFSQVLKEAKKPMVVLGSSALQRNDGAAILAAVSSIAQTVRVTSGVSGDWKVMNILHRIASQVAALDLGYKPGVDAIRKNPPKVLFLLGADGGCITRQDLPKDCFIIYQGHHGDVGAPIADVILPGAAYTEKSATYVNTEGRAQQTRVAVTPPGLAREDWKIIRALSEIAGVTLPYETLDQVKNRLEEVSPNLVRYDDVEGANYFQQASELAQLVNQELLADPLVPPXLTIKDFYMTDSISRASQTMAKCVKAVTEGAQVVEEPSIC from the coding sequence ATGTTAAGGATACCTGTAAAAAGGGCCTTGATAGGCCTTTCTAAGTCTCCTAAAGGACATGTTCGAACAACTGGTACAGCAGCAAGTAACTTGATTGAAGTATTTGTTGACGGCCAATCTGTCATGGTGGAACCAGGAACCACCGTCTTGCAGGCTTGTGAGAAGGTCGGCATGCAGATCCCTCGGTTCTGTTACCATGAAAGGTTGTCTGTTGCTGGGAACTGCAGGATGTGCCTGGTGGAAATTGAGAAAGCTCCAAAGGTTGTTGCTGCTTGTGCTATGCCCGTTATGAAGGGCTGGAATATCCTGACAAACTCGGAAAAATCCAAGAAAGCCAGAGAAGGTGTGATGGAGTTCTTATTAGCAAATCACCCATTGGACTGTCCTATTTGTGACCAGGGAGGTGAATGTGATCTGCAGGACCAGTCCATGATGTTTGGGAGCGATAGGAGCCGATTTCTCGAGGGGAAACGTGATGTGGAGGACAAGAACATTGGACCCCTGGTAAAGACTATCATGACCAGATGTATACAGTGCACCCGATGCATCAGGTTTGCAAGTGAGATTGCAGGAGTAGATGATTTGGGCACAACAGGCAGAGGAAATGACATGCAAGTTGGCACATACATCGAGAAAATGTTCATGTCTGAATTGTCTGGGAATATCATTGATATCTGCCCTGTAGGTGCCCTGACCTCTAAGCCTTATGCCTTTACTGCCCGGCCTTGGGAAACAAGAAAGACAGAGTCCATTGACGTGATGGACGCCGTGGGGAGTAACATTGTGGTCAGCACATGGACTGGAGAGGTGATGAGGATTTTGCCACGGATGAATGAAGATATTAATGAAGAATGGATCTCTGATAAAACCAGATTTGCCTATGATGGACTAAAACGTCAAAGACTTACTGAGCCaatgatcagaaatgaaaaggggctTTTAACTTACACCTGCTGGGAAGATGCACTCTCTCGTGTAGCTGGAATGTTACAGAGCTTCCAAGGCAAGGATGTGGCAGCAATTGCAGGTGGCTTGGTGGATGCTGAAGCCTTAGTAGCTCTGAAAGATTTGCTTAATGAAGTAGACTCTGACAACTTATGCACTGAAGAGATCTTCCCCACCGAAGGAGCCGGCACAGATTTATGCTCCAATTACCTTCTCAATACTACGATTGCTGGTGTGGAAGAGGCAGATGTTGTTCTTCTAATTGGCACAAATCCACGGTTTGAGGCACCGCTATTTAATGCTAGAATTAGAAAGAGTTGGCTTCATAATGACTTAAAAGTGGCCCTCATAGGTAGTCCAGTGGACCTCACTTACAGATACGACCACCTAGGAGACTCTCCGAAAATCCTGCAAGACATTGCTTCAGGGAGCCATCCGTTCAGCCAGGTCTTAAAGGAAGCTAAGAAACCCATGGTGGTTTTAGGCAGCTCTGCACTCCAGAGAAATGATGGAGCAGCAATTCTTGCAGCTGTGTCCAGCATTGCACAAACGGTTCGGGTGACGAGCGGTGTTTCTGGAGACTGGAAAGTTATGAATATTCTACATAGGATTGCAAGCCAGGTAGCTGCTTTGGACCTTGGCTATAAACCTGGGGTAGACGCAATTAGGAAGAACCCTCCCAAAGTGCTGTTTCTTCTGGGAGCAGATGGAGGTTGTATCACACGACAGGATCTGCCCAAGGATTGTTTCATTATTTACCAAGGACATCATGGTGATGTTGGTGCTCCCATAGCTGATGTTATTCTCCCTGGGGCTGCCTACACAGAAAAGTCTGCTACTTATGTCAACACTGAGGGTAGAGCTCAACAAACCCGAGTAGCAGTTACTCCTCCTGGCTTGGCAAGAGAAGACTGGAAAATCATAAGAGCTCTCTCAGAGATTGCAGGTGTCACTCTTCCGTACGAGACTCTGGATCAAGTGAAGAACCGTCTAGAAGAAGTCTCTCCTAATCTTGTTCGATATGATGATGTTGAAGGAGCTAATTACTTTCAGCAAGCAAGTGAGCTTGCCCAGCTGGTGAACCAGGAACTTCTTGCTGACCCACTTGTTCCACCTTAGCTTACTATAAAAGACTTCTATATGACAGATTCAATTAGCAGAGCCTCACAGACAATGGCCAAGTGTGTCAAAGCTGTCACGGAGGGTGCTCAGGTGGTAGAGGAACCATCCATATGCTGA